CGGGCTGAGTGCGAGTGCGAcgcgccatcttcaactatTGGGGGCCATCCCATCACAAGACTCATACCAAACTTCAGGTAGATAGATACTGTTGAAAGCTGAGTCAAATGGCGCATGTCCGTGTCCGTATTAGGGGCAGTGGCTGAGCTCGCCCAGGTGAAAGGTGCCTGTAGGGCTTGTTTATCGCGTTGGCCGAATGGGTTTCAGCTAAGACCTTTTTTTGTACATAGGTGCATTTTCGGGGGCTGCTATATAATTGGCAGGGGATGTACGGATAATGAGCATCATATAGATATTTGCTGAAAGAATCCAAACCACGGAAAATATGGGTTTTGCGAGATTGAGATATGCTTCAAGCTTTAAGTGGCTTTATATTACATAAAAAAGTTGAAATTTTGCCCCATCGTTTGGAATCGTAGGCCTTTAATTAAATCGTATCCCCCTCAAAAGGTAATATGGTTCTTGCGACCACTACATGACTAGACACTCAAAACATCCCCGTCTTAAGCTTCGGGCCATAACAGCTAGTAAAGACCGCAGAGCTACCCACCTTTTGCTGTAGTGTAGGATAATCTTGAAATTTATATAGTTTATGCTTCTTGGCAACCCTTCACGCGCCGTGACATCAAAGAATGGACATGTCGTTTATCCCTGTCGCACAatctttgatgttgactgCCTTGAAGATCTGGGGATGCCCTCACTCAAacacatacgaccatacctaCCAGAGAACTCGGGGTCCCGTCCGCTCCCCCATAGATAAGCTGACAaggggcggattagtagttgggtcggtgacgaccagcgaatacCTGCTGTTGTATGTATGTCTTTTTGCCAGTTGAGTTGTCTGGCAGTTATATGGGGTGAAAGAGAAGACTGTGCATCTCCATAAGATTAGACTTCCGCGGAAGACCATGAGGCCATGTTCCAACAGTATTCGATCTACACAGGATTATGTTATGCAGCTTAGATAGGTCTGATCAAAAGCTGTTTACCTATTGAGACAAGATATAGGGGTGACTAGACAGGAGACAACAAGTCAGACTGGGCAAACCGTAGTACTAATTTAGTATAAAAAACCCGATTTGGTTATTTGAACTTGGAGCCCACTTGCTACTTACTACATGGTAGAACAATCTGTTGCAACTGTCTGCTTATTAGTTGGGTAATTTAGCAATAATCACCTAATTTGTCCTGCACCTAGAGAAATTGAAGACACTGGCCCTATTTGCTTACAATGCATTTTTACAGATGGTCTTATAAAGAGCATCTCAGACTTCACCTCACGTCTAATAGCAGTAGCGTCACAGCTTGCCATTCATCTTTCGGCGGGTTGGTTTGCATGGGTAGTTAACTCCGTTAACGTTGAGGGAATatgagaaaagaaaggcgCCAAAAGACATATAGTAGCACCATGGAAATAGCACTGCTCTTGAACAAGACACAAGCATAGGACCAATACCTTTCCTGCCTTCTGTTAAGTCTATCTGAGGTGAAAACCTTGACTGTTATTGTCCTTGCGCCGATGCAAGAATTTGCAACCCCAATTTGTGAATACAGATCTGAGAAAAATCCCATCTAGACTGGAAGCAGGTTGATACTTGACTCAGTGCCAGTTTTTGGGCCAGCAACCTCTCTTATGTGGCGCATTCAGGGCTAATGCTCATTGACCTAGTCAATATGAATCCAGGCCCCAGCAAGTTGCTTTCAGCCGCAACAGTCATCCAATCTCAACGAGGTTTCCGGGCCATTGCGCAGTTGAGTCATCGCTCAGCCCTGGACTGAAAGCTCAGGAGTCACCCGAGAGCCTCCATGATCCGTGGCCTCATTTTCATGAAATTGGAAAAATCGACCTCTCCTTGTGGGAACATCGCCTCCGCCTCTGAGTGCCTGTTGGCGTGGCTCTAGACCTCGTATGTGTGCCCTTGAATGGCCACATTGAACCATGTTTCTTTGCCCAGTTGCTGTCAATGCTGGTGTGCATAGGGTTCAAGTTTCTTATTTGTGGCATATGTGCTTGCCGTATGGTTCCATATTGGACATGGGCCTTGAACCTCCAGTGAGACTGGTCACCACATGCTCAAATGAGCGTCGTTCCATTTTCGTAAAGATCAATCTCTTGGAGCAAGCATTATCACGTACTCTCTCGTGCTGTGCCCGAATTGGATCATATCCTTATCCCTGAGCTCCAAATATCTGCTATCTGGGATCTTGCTATCATTCAAAACTGTTCCATTGGCACTTTCCAGATCGATGAGGTAcggcttgaccttgccaatTTTGTCGCCAAACTCGTTCCTTTTCTCAACATAGCGAAATTGAATCACGGCGTGTTGCTTGCTGATACTAGGATGCTCCGCTGGCAAGTCCACGACTGACATTTCTCGCCCAATGAGCCAGCAGCTCCTCGTGCTGAGCTCTATCGTGTCGACAATATCCTGGCCTTTGAAAACGAACAACTTCCATATATCGCGTGGCGACGGCTTACGCGCCTCGGACGGCTCGTGATACTTGAGCGTAATTGTCGTGCCATCCGCCTGTGCCACTGAATTCGATGCCGCCGCCAAGACGCCCGTGGATCCAAAGTTGGGCTTTTCTTTGGGTTTCTCGGGAGCCTCGCCGGTGGTAACGGCGAAAGAATCTGCCTGAGATGGCAAAGGGCCAGTGCGCCTCACAGGGCTTCGCTTTGCAACCTGTCTGCCGCCTTccccgtcatcatcgtcacgTCTTCGCCTTGAAGTCTTATCGTCTCGTGATCTCCGACGTCTGTGTTCGCGGTTTGTGTCTCGTTGACGGTCCCGGCTTCGTGACCTCCGCCGTGAAGTTTCTGGTGTCCGGGACCGTCTTCGCTCGCGTCGGTCGCGTGATCGACGACGTTCTCGGCCTCCGGAGTCACGTTCTGTATGTTTCGATCGACGATCTTCACTGGCTTCGTTGTCTTTGTCCTTGTAGTGCCTTCGGCTGGGCCTACTTCCTCGTTCTTCGTCCGACGCCATTGTGATAAGGCAAGGTACACGCAGTTGAAAAAAGATGCAGggcagccaagatgacgCAGCTGAGATGGGAGAGCTACGTACTGTAGTAGGTAGTGGAGGCTAACTAAGATCTGCAAGCTGCAAGCTGCAAGACAGCCTAGACAGCCATCAAGAAAAGTGGACTATCAAGTGCGTGGCTGGTACACTAACTGAGGTGGGCATGAAACCGTGGCTTAAGCACGTGGGATGCGCTTGCACATGCCATTTATGATAAAAGCTTGATAAATTTCCAACTGTCATATCAATGATAAACTCAATGGGTCTGCTCTATGCGTGCTACCTCTTTTTTCACTTGGGTAGGTAACGTAGGTTTATCATCGCTCATACGCCGCCATGGTACTCCAGTAAGCGCAGTTAGCTGCCTGCAAATCCCAAAAGAACCAAAAAAAGGTAAAAATCCCGCTGTGGATATCAAATCTCCTCCCCAagaaaaaataaaaaaaaatcCAAGTGTACGCATCAGTAGAGTCAAAATGTATCGTCAAGTCGTCATGAGGTGCGAAATCGCCAATCCTTAGGTGGCAGAAGAAATAGCCATGACAGTTATCCTTGAGCCATTGTCAAGATAGGCTTCAgcattggtgttgaggtctTCCGCGCCTTTCCTGGAGACGGAAAGACGCTGCTCGTCTTCGTCCCACCaaacatcatcgccgaccGCGGCGTCCCCTGGGACTAACAAAAGAATACCATTGTTGCTACCAAGAGCAATTCTGCAAGAGGGGTCCTTCACAAAGGCCTCGAGAAAGGGAACGTCGTAGCCCTGCATCCCCCGCAACGGTCCCCCACTCTCCACAAAGTCTCTGATCAGATTGCTCCTCTCAAGACTCCAGAATTGACGGAAATCTTCTGGACGTGAGAAGGCGTCAACGTTTgtgagaagctcaagcatgCCTGCCATGCCGTTGAGGACGGGGCTGAGAAAGTGGACAAAGGAGTTCAGGATCTCTTCGCGAGAGTATCCGGATTCTGTCTCTGTTCGTAAGGCTGGCGACATGGTATTCAAGAGAGTAAGAAGGCGTTCCTGGTTCGAGGGCAGCGGTGTTCGGATGTGATAGGCCATGGTGaggagagagacaagagagaaggtggaagacatggaggagagagggtCGGAGAGTGTGGCGATGCTATCGATGTAGATGGCcttgcttggctggtttgTGAGCAACTTGGAAGGATGCATGTTGCTGGTCTGTCTGGTCTTGCGTCGATAGTATATAGGAGTTATATAGAGTTTGCTGTATGGATAGAtgagttggtgttgttgacgagTAGGCTGTGGTGTATATAATAGGTAGtgtaggtagtaggtaggtcAGGTAAGGCAAGGAAGGTAaggagaaagatgatgatgagccagaCAAATATCGAAGGGCTCAGCTTCTGGAAGGACACTCCAGACTATTTCAATGAAAGGCAAAGATCCATTCGACTAAGTTAGAGAGAGTTAAAACAAAAGAAGCACCGACTCCCCCCTCCCGTCCCCCTTCCAGAGACGCCATCCCATCTCCGTTGGCTCCGTTTCCTGACCTGTGGTGTGTAAGTGACCTGAGTTGAGAAGCAGCCCAGTAGAGCAAAGTGGATGAGAACCCTTAGCGAGACCCTAGTCCCTGGATATCTTGCCTTACCTCGAGACAACCTTAGGTGGCTGATTACCCAATAAAGTCACTCATGATAGCAAGGTGGCCGATTGACAGGGCTCCAGGCCCCCACGAGAGGAGCCTCTAGAGCCACGCATCGGGTAATTCCCAAccgagcttggtcttgacagccGCTGGGTGTAGTGGTATGGCCAGTGGAGACAGCGCATCGCATTTCCTGTGTCGCCGCCCGAAGATTAGCGGCAGCACGAGCACGAGCACAAGCTTAGGTACTAGTTAACCTGGGTTTTGATTCATGCCTACATACGGATACAGTACCTAGGCACTCCATACGTAGTAAACTTGCCTGTGAAACTTGTTGAGGGTGCAACTTTCACATGGCAAAAGCTGTCTGCCCATCTCTTGTATGTGATGtcagttgagatgagaggtgTTGTACCAGATATGGAGGTCCCTCGCCTTGGGTGTCATCATACGGTATGTACACCCAAAGATCCCCATACTCGAGCTGTTCCAAGTTTGTTGATATCAAATCAATCGAGCTTGTCCTATCCTGTCTCAGGTCTAACTTGGGAGGCATTCTTTTCTCGTCACTCGGGCCTTTTACTCCCTCTGATCCCTTCTTGGCTGACTCCCTCTTCTGTCCCTCCCCTCCATTATGGGATCGTCTCCCGTCCTTCCCGCGGCTTACGCGCTTCCAACCTTTTCAGGCCCGCCAgataataatataataatgcttttttttccccttttGACAACCATCAGAGCTTGCTCTGGAAACCCCCACCCATGTTTCTGTTCTGTGCCCTCCATCAATGCTTTGCGGGGAGGGAGGTGAGCGGAGCGGATAAAGCAGTTCCATATCAGCCTCTACAGCGACTTGCCCTAGCCTGGTCTCCTCATTGAGCCTGGAATTGAGAGTCTGGTGAAGCTACGCGGCCCCCCAGATTCTCTCATTCATTTGTGTAACCTCCTTTTTTGATAAGCACTGTAGATGCaatgcatgtatgtatgtatgtacgtacgTACGTGTTCCCGACTCTACCGAACATGACTTGCGGCGTAGTCTTCGGTCGAATTCACCAGTTCGGGTTCCGTTCCTCTCTCACGTTATGCCGTTTCCAtaacaatctcatccatctctgtctctgactttgtctttctttccatctctcGGATGTAACGCTCCGTTATGTCATGCTGCGTCTCTCGTCACGTACGGTTTCATGGAATCGTCATTGGTTGGACAATCTGTGTTATCAAACACAACCCTGAATGCCCTCACCACAAGTCTCCTGACAACTGCGGCCCTTTTCCGGATAGCGAGCAAGAAACAGGTGATGAAATCTATACTTTTCGGCGTTACTTAGATTGCAAATTAGATCTCGTGTAGATCGCATGTTGATATTTGATCAGAATGTTACGTCTgccgcagagcctcaactcTCATCCAGCCCTTTCTCATGTGAGTCGAAGCAATAGCCATTGATGTTGACCCTTTTCTTTACTGGAATTGGCTGCATAATCTATTGTATTAGCGCGTTACATTCCAGCTCACTAGCCCTTTACAGAGTTGCCGAGCCCTGAAGCTGTTTGTAACACCTCCTCGCATCTCCTGACATCCATATCCTAACATTAGATCTCCGCTCAGACGCCTTCTTGGTTTGTTGTCGTGGATGACATACGAGTGCCGtgacttttctttctcctttctaGAATATCCTGACTCCGCGGGCCGATTTTGATAActgggtcttcttcttcactggtAAGTGCCCACTATGGAATGGATATTTGACTTTGCCCTGGCTTCTCTGGCTAGGGGATCTACTGCCCATGGCCGTTTCAACCATGAATATAATATAGTAGAGGCGGCAATTATAAATAAACAAGTGTAATCTCTTTGCGTTTCCAATGTTTTGATACTATGGATAGATGAAAAATATGCTGGTATACAGGGTTATACTTCATCGCCTGGTTATCTGATACTATTTCTGTTTGGCCATGCCCAGGTTCTTGCACGGGTTGTTCAACATCGTGCCCTCTATTTATTAGGCCCTTGATACACGATCATGGAAATAATGTTTCTAGGTTGTTTTGAAAATCTCGTAGATCAGTGAAACGCAAGCTTTCCTTCCACTTCATGATTTAGTTTAAGCTTGTTCGCTGCATGCTGTGTTACTATTGTAGTCTCTTCACTTTGAAGGTGCCCTTCAGTTCTAAGTGAGGGTCTTCAGCTGNNNNNNNNNNNNNNNNNNNNNNNNNNNNNNNNNNNNNNNNNNNNNNNNNNNNNNNNNNNNNNNNNNNNNNNNNNNNNNNNNNNNNNNNNNNNNNNNNNNNNNNNNNNNNNNNNNNNNNNNNNNNNNNNNNNNNNNNNNNNNNNNNNNNNNNNNNNNNNNNNNNNNNNNNNNNNNNNNNNNNNNNNNNNNNNNNNNNNNNNNNNNNNNNNNNNNNNNNNNNNNNNNNNNNNNNNNNNNNNNNNNNNNNNNNNNNNNNNNNNNNNNNNNNNNNNNNNNNNNNNNNNNNNNNNNNNNNNNNNNNNNNNNNNNNNNNNNNNNNNNNNNNNNNNNNNNNNNNNNNNNNNNNNNNNNNNNNNNNNNNNNNNNNNNNNNNNNNNNNNNNNNNNNNNNNNNNNNNNNNNNNNNNNNNNNNNNNNNNNNNNNNNNNNNNNNNNNNNNNNNNNNNNNNNNNNNNNNNNNNNNNNNNNNNNNNNNNNNNNNNNNNNNNNNNNNNNNNNNNNNNNNNNNNNNNNNNNNNNNNNNNNNNNNNNNNNNNNNNNNNNNNNNNNNNNNNNNNNNNNNNNNNNNNNNNNNNNNNNNNNNNNNNNNNNNNNNNNNNNNNNNNNNNNNNNNNNNNNNNNNNNNNNNNNNNNNNNNNNNNNNNNNNNNNNNNNNNNNNNNNNNNNNNNNNNNNNNNNNNNNNNNNNNNNNNNNNNNNNNNNNNNNNNNNNNNNNNNNNNNNNNNNNNNNNNNNNNNNNNNNNNNNNNNNNNNNNNNNNNNNNNNNNNNNNNNNNNNNNNNNNNNNNNNNNNNNNNNNNNNNNNNNNNNNNNNNNNNNNNNNNNNNNNNNNNNNNNNNNNNNNNNNNNNNNNNNNNNNNNNNNNNNNNNNNNNNNNNNNNNNNNNNNNNNNNNNNNNNNNNNNNCTATCAGAAAGACTACAGCTTCCAACACTCCAGACAGCTCTCAGCTTACAAATCGTTCCGTAAAATTCTGCAAGAGCTAAGGCAgtgaagagcgagaagaatTAATATGTAAATATCTGATCTCCCACAGTGAAAGATAAGTGATGGAAATCAATTACGTcacctaccttaggtacctacctatcctCTGCATCAACTGTGGCACCTAGCTACAAGTATAGCCAATACAACACCCAAACTACAATGCcgaccatcaacaacaaccctgaAAACTACGCCCTCTTTCGAGATTGTCTGTCCACCACTCTCCTTCAGCCCGCCCCTTCGGCCCCTGACCCGCCCAAGCGCCGTCGGCGTGGTAAGAACACCCGGGCTCCGCTCGTTGCATCCACCCCGGCCCCGGACCCGGAGCTGGAGAAAGATGGCGACGAACTTGCTGAATTTGTCGATTATCTCGCTACTGAGATCTTTGATAACCTTCCAGAGGAGCTGCAAGATCTCGAGTACCGGACATGGCGAGAGGACGAAGCGTTGCAGGAGCAGTACTCTCTCCCACTCACGAAAGACAGCCTTTTGTTGTTAAACCTGCCACCATCTGTTATCGAGACCCTCACAACTTACAACCTTATCTCTGCCGATCCCTATGTTGATTCACATCTTCCGTCCTCCCCAGAGTCATTCCTCCTTCCCATTCTCACCTCATACATAACTCCTCTCATCGAGCCACCTCCCGCTACACGTTCAACTCGTGCTGACGCGTGTGAGCTATGTGCCCGATCCTGGGTCCCTCTGTCCTACCATCACCTCATCCCACGGTTCGTCCATGAAAAGGCCGTTAAGCGAGGATGGCACCGTAAAGAAGATCTGCAGAACGTGGCGTGGCTGTGTGGTGCCTGTCATCGCTTTGTTCATCACTTCAAAACGCACGAGGAGCTGGCACGGGACTACTACACTGTTGACCTGTTgctggatgaggaggaggttcaAAGATGGGCTCACTGGGTTGGTAGGTTGAGGTGGAAAGGGAGGTAGTTCAAGCAGTGATTTTGATGAGTAACGAGGAGATGGGGTTATTGCATCATGCAAAGCATTCAATGTAGTGATATTCCATGAATTTCATGGGCTTGTTCAATAATTGTTGGAGCATAGTATCAACTCTGAACCTTTCTTGCATTGTTCTGAGCAGCTTTGCCTTAAGCTAACGGCGATAAGGAACCCACTGACAATATCTTGTGCAACTACATGAAACTTATGAGCTTGTCTAAGGATGAATCAGTAGCAGTTGAGGTATAGACCATCTCGGCATATATTGGCCTTGTACTCACATCCTTCCATCACGACCCACCAAGCATCTACTCGTTATCTGCTTATCTGTTGAGACGCCATCGCaatggttgagaagctgcGGTTGAGTGAGATAAGAATCGAGTAATTCTGTTGAGACGTTTCTGTGGTGACAACTCACCGAGTCCAGGCCAGTTATGCAACCTGAGTCTAACATAGTCGCATAATGCAGCGAGGAACGGAACACAGATTGCCTTGAAGCAAGTAACCAGGTGCAAGTAGCCTTTGtggtatatatatatatatatatataaggGTGTCTTGAAGCTTTCCTAGTATGTCAATATCGGTTAAATTAAAACGAAGTGTCTATCTGCCTTGACATAAAATAGTCATGACTCGCACGACACTGTCTCAATTAATCATGGTCCTGCTCGGTCAAACCTGGACAACCctccatctcagcatcaggaTAGACCATTTTGCACCAGAAGCAATACTGGTGCTTCTCTCTTAGATACTCCAACACGCTCTTCAACCGATCCCCGATCTCTAGCTCATTGAACTGGTCCaactcctcgtcttcttcgtcaagatcttcagccGTAGCATACAAGGTGTGTCCCTTCCCGAGTGCTCTTTTGTCGTCTGCAT
This region of Fusarium verticillioides 7600 chromosome 3, whole genome shotgun sequence genomic DNA includes:
- a CDS encoding hypothetical protein (At least one base has a quality score < 10), whose amino-acid sequence is MPTINNNPENYALFRDCLSTTLLQPAPSAPDPPKRRRRGKNTRAPLVASTPAPDPELEKDGDELAEFVDYLATEIFDNLPEELQDLEYRTWREDEALQEQYSLPLTKDSLLLLNLPPSVIETLTTYNLISADPYVDSHLPSSPESFLLPILTSYITPLIEPPPATRSTRADACELCARSWVPLSYHHLIPRFVHEKAVKRGWHRKEDLQNVAWLCGACHRFVHHFKTHEELARDYYTVDLLLDEEEVQRWAHWVGRLRWKGR